A window from Hoeflea sp. IMCC20628 encodes these proteins:
- a CDS encoding glutathione S-transferase family protein — MTILLHELVGADPARPFSPHCWKAVMALAHKGLPFERNNVCFTKVPEIEGGVSKTVPVIRDGSQVVSDSFMIAAYLEETYPDRPSLFGGQGGQAMARFIESWTNTVLHGVMRDIAMKGIHDALAPVDQAYFRSSREARVGKTLEQMVEGREAALAALPGTLMPVRVTLKSQPWIGGSSPLFADYMVFGALQWVRLTSNAKLLEADDPVQDWFERCLDLYDGLGRSVPQAA; from the coding sequence ATGACCATCCTCCTTCACGAGCTTGTCGGCGCTGATCCGGCCCGTCCCTTCAGCCCGCATTGCTGGAAGGCAGTCATGGCGCTGGCGCACAAGGGGCTGCCCTTCGAGCGCAACAACGTCTGTTTCACCAAGGTGCCCGAGATTGAAGGCGGCGTGTCCAAAACCGTGCCGGTGATCCGCGATGGCAGCCAGGTCGTCTCCGACAGCTTCATGATCGCCGCCTATCTCGAGGAAACCTATCCCGATCGGCCGTCGCTGTTTGGCGGGCAGGGCGGTCAAGCGATGGCCCGTTTCATCGAATCCTGGACCAACACGGTGCTGCACGGCGTCATGCGGGACATCGCCATGAAGGGTATCCACGACGCGCTGGCACCCGTGGACCAGGCCTATTTTCGTTCAAGCCGCGAAGCGCGTGTGGGCAAGACCCTGGAGCAGATGGTCGAGGGGCGTGAGGCAGCGCTCGCAGCGCTGCCCGGAACCCTCATGCCAGTGCGCGTGACGCTCAAATCCCAGCCGTGGATCGGCGGATCCTCACCGCTCTTTGCCGATTACATGGTCTTTGGCGCCTTGCAATGGGTTCGGCTGACCTCGAACGCCAAGCTGCTCGAAGCGGATGATCCCGTCCAGGACTGGTTCGAGCGCTGTCTTGATCTGTATGACGGATTGGGCCGCTCCGTTCCACAAGCCGCCTGA
- a CDS encoding BNR-4 repeat-containing protein encodes MMAKILCRAAFCLSLVFTSVAAAAPVTGDGGPVHWLTDDGTLLVYNLPAAVKTESGYVVGWTDSKGLLTVTEFDQNFEPLAGTKLRQYKKQDDHSAPALHVIQSGPLKGRILAATSHHRSQMFVYLSKSGRIEDGFDQVAKLDQRNTTYPRLVEFSDGYLRLLYRGHPDKNKFDFGILSSNVIRYRSGSIEIGAREDLLMTDGPGYVYPAMPRFDPASGGYAIAWGRLPRKEGGNIPNAWYDVFISRFDRENQPIAATRLDPAPMRALGFGAEKRVLGMLSPKKDGRSRLLLQIPKSRSGPLRNSEIYVATVDESGKTDYTLVTETVHPYYPLSAVIDPRDDAILASVAGRDGRIRIDRFMQNDSGGYASTGAITCSDKPLLPQAVIDGFLIAEEVEYYKAVRDFRTALFAVNMDHRGDC; translated from the coding sequence ATGATGGCCAAAATTCTGTGCAGAGCCGCTTTTTGCCTTTCGCTGGTATTTACCAGCGTGGCCGCAGCAGCGCCCGTGACGGGAGATGGAGGGCCGGTTCACTGGCTCACGGATGACGGCACGTTGCTGGTTTACAATCTCCCTGCTGCGGTCAAGACCGAAAGCGGATACGTCGTGGGCTGGACTGACAGCAAAGGACTGCTGACCGTCACCGAGTTCGACCAGAACTTCGAGCCACTCGCCGGGACGAAATTGCGCCAATACAAGAAACAGGACGATCACAGCGCACCGGCGCTCCATGTCATTCAGTCCGGTCCGCTGAAAGGCCGGATACTGGCCGCCACCTCGCACCATCGTTCGCAGATGTTTGTCTATTTGAGCAAGTCGGGCAGGATTGAGGACGGTTTTGACCAGGTGGCCAAGCTTGATCAGCGAAATACAACATATCCGCGCCTGGTTGAATTTTCCGACGGCTACCTGAGATTGCTCTACCGCGGGCATCCGGACAAGAACAAGTTTGATTTCGGCATCCTGTCCTCCAATGTGATCAGGTACAGGTCAGGCAGCATCGAAATCGGCGCGCGCGAGGACCTGTTGATGACCGATGGCCCAGGCTACGTGTATCCGGCTATGCCGCGATTTGATCCCGCGAGCGGCGGCTACGCCATAGCCTGGGGGCGACTTCCGCGAAAAGAAGGCGGTAACATCCCCAACGCCTGGTACGACGTCTTCATCTCCCGGTTTGACAGGGAAAACCAGCCAATCGCAGCGACAAGGCTCGACCCGGCCCCGATGCGAGCACTGGGCTTTGGTGCGGAAAAACGCGTTCTCGGCATGCTTTCGCCAAAGAAAGACGGCAGGTCTCGCCTGCTGCTGCAAATTCCCAAGAGCCGCAGCGGACCATTGCGCAACAGCGAGATCTATGTCGCAACCGTGGATGAATCGGGGAAGACCGATTACACGCTGGTGACTGAAACAGTTCACCCCTACTATCCGCTCTCCGCGGTGATCGACCCTCGTGATGACGCTATTCTCGCTTCAGTCGCGGGTCGCGATGGGCGCATCCGGATTGACCGGTTCATGCAAAACGATAGTGGCGGATATGCCAGCACGGGCGCAATCACCTGCAGCGACAAGCCATTGCTTCCGCAAGCTGTGATCGATGGCTTTCTGATTGCCGAGGAAGTCGAATACTACAAGGCAGTTCGCGACTTCCGGACCGCTCTGTTTGCCGTCAACATGGATCACCGTGGCGACTGTTGA
- the ndk gene encoding nucleoside-diphosphate kinase, with the protein MAIERTFSMIKPDATKRNLTGAITKVFEDNGLRVVASKRVWMSTREAEGFYAVHKERPFFGELVEGMTSGPTVVQVLEGENAILKNREIMGATNPADAAEGTIRKTHALSIGENSVHGSDAPETAAEEISYWFAGTEIVG; encoded by the coding sequence ATGGCGATTGAACGCACATTTTCGATGATCAAGCCCGATGCCACAAAGCGCAACCTGACCGGCGCGATCACCAAGGTATTTGAAGACAACGGCCTGCGCGTCGTTGCATCCAAGCGCGTCTGGATGAGCACACGCGAAGCCGAAGGCTTCTATGCTGTGCACAAGGAACGCCCGTTCTTCGGCGAACTGGTTGAAGGCATGACCTCCGGCCCGACCGTTGTTCAGGTTCTCGAAGGTGAGAACGCCATCCTCAAGAACCGCGAAATCATGGGCGCCACCAACCCTGCAGATGCTGCCGAAGGCACAATCCGCAAGACCCATGCGCTGTCCATCGGCGAAAATTCGGTCCACGGCTCCGATGCGCCTGAAACCGCAGCCGAAGAAATCTCCTACTGGTTCGCCGGCACAGAAATCGTCGGCTAA
- a CDS encoding efflux RND transporter periplasmic adaptor subunit, with protein sequence MPPSKSDIESIVKTADSGSPRRRWLIWGLVLIFAVAGLWYWWSAASKQSLPVYATQAVERADIIVQVTATGTVEPTNEVEISSELSGTVRSVEADFNDEVKKGQILARLDTDKLEANVELSQASLTATQARLAEATATLNETKDNYDRAVLLEQKHVTTLEGLLKAKAAYDRAKAALKSAEADIRVSEANLKINQANLEKACICSSIDGVVLDRNVEVGQIVASSLQAPVLFTLAADLTSMQLQVDIDEADIGKVKVGDAALFSVEAYQGRTFPAAISELRFAPKTVDGVVTYEAILSIDNSDMLLRPGMTATADITVAEIKDTLAIPNAALRFAPPAVEVDSGGTGLLGMLFKNAPRPPAATPKADTEGRREIWILKDGQATAVDILTGETDGSKTEVREGDLSEGDLVITDQTTE encoded by the coding sequence ATGCCACCTTCCAAATCAGATATCGAATCGATCGTCAAAACAGCTGACAGCGGATCGCCTCGCCGACGCTGGCTGATATGGGGACTGGTGCTGATCTTTGCTGTGGCCGGGCTCTGGTACTGGTGGAGCGCAGCCTCAAAGCAAAGCCTGCCGGTCTATGCGACACAGGCGGTCGAACGGGCCGATATCATCGTCCAGGTGACGGCGACCGGAACGGTCGAGCCAACCAACGAAGTCGAGATATCGAGCGAGCTTTCGGGCACGGTCCGGTCGGTGGAAGCCGACTTCAATGATGAGGTCAAGAAAGGCCAGATTCTGGCGCGACTCGATACCGACAAGCTTGAGGCCAATGTTGAACTCAGCCAGGCTTCACTGACTGCGACCCAGGCCCGTCTCGCAGAAGCAACCGCAACGCTGAATGAAACCAAGGACAATTATGACCGCGCGGTGCTGCTTGAGCAAAAGCATGTCACCACGCTGGAGGGATTGCTCAAGGCGAAAGCTGCCTATGACCGCGCCAAAGCCGCGCTGAAAAGCGCGGAAGCCGATATTCGCGTGTCCGAGGCCAATCTGAAGATCAATCAGGCCAATCTTGAAAAGGCCTGCATCTGCTCGTCCATTGATGGCGTCGTGCTGGACCGCAATGTCGAGGTCGGACAGATCGTGGCCTCGTCGCTGCAGGCGCCGGTGCTGTTCACGCTGGCTGCCGATCTGACGAGCATGCAGTTGCAGGTGGACATCGACGAGGCTGATATCGGCAAGGTCAAGGTCGGTGACGCGGCCCTGTTCTCGGTGGAGGCCTATCAGGGCCGCACCTTCCCGGCTGCCATTTCCGAATTGCGGTTCGCGCCAAAAACTGTCGATGGAGTGGTCACCTACGAGGCAATCCTGTCGATCGACAATTCCGACATGTTGCTGCGTCCCGGCATGACTGCCACCGCCGACATCACGGTTGCCGAAATCAAGGATACGCTGGCAATTCCCAACGCCGCGCTACGGTTCGCGCCGCCAGCAGTGGAGGTCGACAGCGGCGGAACCGGGCTGTTGGGGATGCTGTTTAAGAATGCACCGCGACCTCCGGCTGCGACACCGAAAGCCGATACCGAAGGACGTCGCGAGATATGGATCCTGAAGGATGGACAGGCCACAGCCGTCGATATCCTGACCGGCGAGACCGACGGATCGAAGACCGAAGTTCGCGAAGGCGACCTGAGCGAGGGCGATCTGGTGATTACCGATCAGACCACCGAATGA
- a CDS encoding ferric reductase-like transmembrane domain-containing protein, protein MKNIKLVFWGVLAVISLLWFAADPAVFEARTVFALRDFMMQYSGVLAISAMSIAMVLALRPRWPEQWLGGLDKMYRLHKWLGISALIFAVVHWLWSETPKWAIGLGLLARPERGERPVVVNPVEQFLSGLRDPAEGLGEWAFYAIVLLIAVALIKLIPYRLFFKTHRVIAVAYLVLVFHTVVLAEFAYWTSPLGLILALLLIAGSLAAVVVLFRRVAHGRQVTGEIVELQHYPGVRALESRIKLQPGWPGHQPGQFAFATSDNQEGAHPYTIASAWDPANPKVTFIIKALGDHTSRLASELNIGQQIKIEGPYGCFTFDDGAARQIWIGGGIGITPFVSRMKYLAQTRNQKPEGAAQTIDLFHSTAELDEGALARLATDATDADVRLHVLIDAKHGRLTGDRIREEVPDWRDASIWFCGPVGFGDALRADFAAHGLDVNTKFHQELFSMR, encoded by the coding sequence ATGAAGAACATCAAACTTGTCTTCTGGGGCGTATTAGCCGTCATCAGCCTTCTCTGGTTTGCCGCCGATCCGGCGGTGTTTGAGGCCCGCACCGTATTCGCACTGCGTGATTTCATGATGCAGTACAGCGGCGTGCTGGCGATCAGCGCCATGAGCATCGCCATGGTTCTGGCGCTGAGGCCACGCTGGCCGGAACAGTGGCTGGGCGGGCTCGACAAGATGTACCGGCTGCACAAATGGCTGGGCATATCCGCGCTGATTTTCGCCGTCGTCCATTGGCTGTGGTCCGAGACACCGAAATGGGCCATCGGTCTTGGACTGCTTGCGCGCCCGGAGCGTGGTGAACGACCGGTTGTGGTCAACCCGGTAGAGCAATTCCTCTCCGGCTTGCGCGACCCGGCCGAAGGTCTCGGCGAGTGGGCCTTTTATGCGATCGTGCTGCTGATTGCCGTCGCGCTGATCAAGCTCATTCCCTACAGACTGTTCTTCAAGACCCACCGGGTCATCGCTGTGGCCTATCTGGTGCTGGTGTTTCATACCGTGGTGCTAGCGGAATTTGCCTACTGGACTTCGCCCCTGGGACTCATTCTCGCGCTGCTGCTGATCGCCGGCAGCTTGGCGGCTGTGGTTGTATTGTTCCGGCGCGTGGCCCACGGACGACAGGTGACGGGTGAGATTGTCGAGCTTCAGCATTATCCCGGTGTTCGGGCGCTGGAAAGCCGGATCAAACTGCAGCCCGGCTGGCCCGGTCATCAACCCGGCCAATTTGCTTTCGCCACCTCCGACAATCAGGAAGGCGCTCACCCCTATACAATCGCCTCTGCATGGGATCCGGCCAACCCGAAAGTCACCTTCATCATCAAGGCGCTTGGCGACCACACCAGCAGGCTTGCGAGCGAGCTGAACATCGGCCAACAGATCAAGATCGAAGGGCCCTATGGCTGTTTCACCTTCGATGACGGAGCGGCGCGACAGATCTGGATTGGCGGCGGCATCGGCATCACACCCTTCGTCTCGCGCATGAAATATCTCGCGCAGACCAGAAACCAAAAGCCTGAAGGTGCCGCGCAGACCATCGACCTGTTTCACAGCACGGCCGAACTCGATGAGGGCGCGCTGGCGCGGCTGGCCACTGATGCCACCGATGCCGATGTCCGTCTGCATGTCCTGATTGATGCAAAGCACGGCAGGCTGACGGGTGACCGTATCCGCGAAGAGGTGCCAGACTGGCGCGACGCCAGTATCTGGTTCTGCGGCCCGGTTGGTTTCGGCGACGCGCTGAGAGCCGACTTCGCCGCCCATGGCCTGGACGTCAACACCAAGTTCCACCAGGAGCTGTTCAGCATGCGGTGA
- a CDS encoding ABC transporter ATP-binding protein, which produces MPLIRLRGITKIYGTGDAEVRALRGIDMDIRGGEFVAIMGPSGSGKSTAMNILGFLDKPTGGTYLFGGAEVDHLGRDQLALLRRNFLGFVFQGYNLLARTSALDNVELPLIYQGMAATKRRQLAREALAKVGLKGREDHDPSQLSGGQQQRVAIARAIVTNPDVILADEPTGNLDTARSREIMDLLTNLNRKDGITILMVTHEPDMAEYADRLIHFLDGRIETDSSNTREPVNAL; this is translated from the coding sequence ATGCCGCTGATCAGGCTTCGCGGCATCACCAAGATCTACGGAACCGGGGACGCGGAAGTCCGGGCTCTGCGCGGCATCGACATGGACATCCGTGGCGGCGAATTCGTCGCGATCATGGGACCCAGCGGCTCGGGCAAATCGACCGCCATGAACATTCTGGGATTTCTCGACAAACCGACAGGCGGAACCTATCTCTTCGGCGGCGCAGAGGTTGATCATCTCGGTCGCGATCAACTGGCGCTGCTGCGCCGGAATTTTCTGGGCTTTGTCTTCCAGGGCTACAATCTTCTGGCCCGCACTTCAGCGCTCGACAATGTCGAACTGCCGCTGATCTATCAGGGCATGGCCGCGACCAAACGGCGCCAACTGGCGCGCGAGGCGCTTGCCAAGGTCGGGCTGAAGGGCCGCGAGGACCATGACCCGTCCCAGCTCTCGGGCGGACAACAACAGCGCGTGGCGATTGCACGTGCCATTGTCACCAACCCGGATGTGATCCTGGCCGATGAACCCACCGGAAACCTGGATACTGCCCGCAGCCGGGAAATCATGGACTTGCTGACCAACCTCAACCGGAAGGATGGCATCACCATCCTGATGGTCACCCATGAACCGGACATGGCCGAGTATGCCGACCGGCTGATCCATTTCCTTGATGGACGCATTGAAACCGACTCCAGCAACACCAGGGAGCCGGTCAATGCTCTATGA
- the ung gene encoding uracil-DNA glycosylase — MNGTVKLEESWKAALADEFSNPYLADLKAFLAAEIHAGKQTFPKGSEYFAALDLTPLDKVKVVILGQDPYHGDGQAHGLCFSVQPGVRIPPSLKNVYKELETDLGIPPASHGYLESWARQGVLLLNSVLTVERGLAASHRGRGWERFTDAVIAQVNELPHPVVFLLWGAYAQKKAGFVDTKRHLVLKAAHPSPLSAHNGFFGCRHFSQANAFLEENGMEPIDWRLPASQQSSAIVND; from the coding sequence ATGAACGGAACCGTCAAGCTAGAAGAGAGCTGGAAGGCGGCGCTGGCAGACGAGTTTTCAAATCCCTATCTGGCCGACCTCAAGGCATTCCTGGCCGCCGAAATCCACGCTGGCAAGCAGACCTTTCCCAAAGGCTCGGAGTATTTCGCCGCTCTCGACCTGACGCCGCTCGACAAGGTCAAGGTCGTCATTCTGGGTCAGGACCCCTATCATGGCGACGGACAGGCGCATGGCTTGTGTTTCTCAGTCCAGCCCGGCGTGCGCATCCCGCCATCGCTGAAAAACGTCTACAAGGAACTTGAGACCGATCTCGGCATTCCCCCGGCGAGCCACGGCTATCTCGAAAGCTGGGCCAGGCAGGGCGTGCTGCTGCTCAACAGCGTGCTGACGGTCGAGCGCGGACTGGCCGCGTCGCATAGGGGCCGCGGCTGGGAGCGTTTCACGGACGCAGTGATCGCCCAGGTCAATGAGTTGCCGCATCCGGTGGTGTTTCTGCTCTGGGGCGCTTACGCGCAAAAGAAGGCAGGTTTCGTCGACACCAAACGCCATCTGGTGCTCAAGGCGGCTCACCCCTCTCCGTTATCCGCCCATAACGGCTTTTTCGGCTGCCGGCATTTCTCCCAGGCCAACGCCTTCCTCGAGGAAAACGGCATGGAGCCGATTGACTGGCGCCTGCCGGCATCACAACAATCCTCAGCCATTGTAAATGACTAA
- a CDS encoding ABC-F family ATP-binding cassette domain-containing protein, translating to MLTITDLSARIAGRLLIDNASLALPTGIKAGLVGPNGAGKSTLFKIITGEMATETGHTSIPKQTRIGQVAQEAPSEETSLIEIVLRADIERTKLMKEAETAKDPLRIAEIQMRLVDIDAHSAEARAASILAGLGFDHDAQQRPASSFSGGWRMRVALASVLFSEPDLLLLDEPTNYLDLEGTLWLEDYIRRYPHTVLIISHDRDLLNTAANAIVHLDQKKLTFYRGGFDQFERQKAERDEHQMKAREKSLAARKHMEEFVERFRAKASKARQAQSRIKALEKMGTVDAVIENDVSGFSFPRPDRGVASPIIAIEGGSVGYTPGSPILTRLDLRIDADDRIALLGSNGNGKSTFAKFIAGRLQAEAGLIRTAPALKTGFFAQHQMDDLIPEESAVAHVRALMPDAQEARVRARVAQMGLKQDKMNTPAKDLSGGEKARLLMGLSSFHAPNLMILDEPTNHLDIDSRAALIRALNAFPGAVILISHDRHLIEATVDRLWIVKDGTVSVFDGDLEDYRQEVVGTSGKGKKSGDNDGVSKAEKRKQAAQERADLAPMKKKIKDFEALVERLGKQIQSLDAELADPDQFADAPYKIAQKTKQRGERAAELAKAEEDWLALTGEVDDAEAAE from the coding sequence ATGCTTACGATTACAGACCTTTCCGCACGCATTGCCGGGCGCCTTTTGATTGACAATGCCTCGCTGGCGCTGCCCACGGGCATCAAGGCCGGGCTTGTCGGGCCCAATGGCGCAGGCAAGTCGACCCTGTTCAAGATCATCACCGGCGAGATGGCGACCGAAACCGGCCATACCTCGATTCCGAAGCAGACACGCATCGGCCAGGTGGCGCAGGAAGCTCCCTCGGAAGAGACATCGCTGATCGAGATCGTGCTGCGCGCCGATATCGAGCGTACCAAGCTGATGAAGGAAGCGGAAACCGCCAAGGACCCGCTCCGCATTGCTGAAATCCAGATGCGGCTCGTCGATATCGACGCCCATTCGGCCGAAGCCCGCGCCGCCTCGATTCTGGCCGGCCTTGGTTTTGACCATGATGCCCAGCAACGCCCGGCCTCGAGTTTCTCCGGCGGCTGGCGCATGCGCGTGGCGCTGGCCTCGGTGCTGTTTTCCGAACCCGACCTCTTGCTGCTTGACGAGCCGACCAACTATCTCGACCTTGAAGGCACGCTGTGGCTGGAGGATTATATCCGCCGCTACCCGCACACCGTGCTGATCATCAGCCATGACCGCGACCTCTTGAACACCGCGGCCAACGCCATCGTCCATCTCGACCAGAAGAAGCTGACATTCTATCGCGGCGGCTTCGACCAGTTCGAGCGGCAGAAAGCCGAGCGTGACGAGCACCAGATGAAGGCGCGCGAAAAGAGCCTGGCTGCGCGCAAGCACATGGAAGAATTCGTCGAACGCTTCCGCGCCAAGGCATCCAAGGCACGTCAGGCCCAGTCGCGCATCAAGGCGCTGGAAAAGATGGGCACCGTCGATGCTGTGATCGAGAACGATGTCAGCGGATTTTCGTTTCCGCGCCCCGATCGCGGTGTCGCCTCGCCGATCATCGCTATTGAAGGCGGCTCTGTCGGCTATACGCCCGGCTCGCCGATCCTGACCCGGCTCGACCTGCGCATCGATGCCGATGACCGCATCGCGCTTCTGGGCTCGAACGGTAACGGCAAGTCGACCTTCGCCAAATTCATCGCCGGACGGCTGCAGGCCGAGGCCGGCCTGATCCGCACAGCACCAGCGCTGAAGACCGGGTTTTTCGCCCAGCACCAGATGGACGACCTGATTCCCGAGGAATCGGCGGTTGCCCATGTGCGTGCCTTGATGCCCGATGCCCAGGAAGCCCGCGTCCGCGCCCGGGTGGCGCAGATGGGCCTCAAGCAGGACAAGATGAACACCCCGGCCAAGGACCTCTCCGGCGGCGAGAAGGCGCGCCTGCTGATGGGTCTGTCGTCGTTTCATGCGCCGAACCTGATGATCCTCGATGAGCCGACCAACCACCTGGATATCGACAGCCGCGCGGCACTGATCCGGGCGCTCAATGCCTTCCCCGGCGCCGTGATCCTGATCTCCCATGATCGCCATCTGATCGAGGCCACGGTCGACCGGCTGTGGATCGTCAAGGATGGAACCGTCAGCGTGTTTGACGGTGACCTTGAGGATTACCGCCAGGAAGTTGTGGGCACCTCGGGCAAGGGCAAAAAGAGCGGCGACAACGACGGCGTTTCCAAAGCCGAGAAGCGCAAGCAGGCCGCCCAGGAGCGCGCCGACCTTGCGCCGATGAAGAAAAAGATCAAGGATTTTGAAGCCTTGGTCGAAAGACTTGGCAAACAGATTCAATCGCTGGATGCCGAACTGGCGGATCCGGATCAGTTTGCCGACGCGCCTTACAAGATCGCGCAAAAAACCAAGCAGCGCGGCGAACGGGCCGCGGAACTGGCCAAGGCCGAAGAAGATTGGCTGGCATTGACCGGCGAGGTCGATGACGCCGAGGCGGCAGAATAA
- a CDS encoding zinc-binding alcohol dehydrogenase family protein, producing MNSVACTQPGSLEIRQVSRPVRTDGDVRLKIRRIGICGTDYHIFDGKHPFLNYPRVMGHELAAEVTETGPDSAFAVGDHVIVNPYIACGSCRACTRGKPNCCTAIAVLGVHRDGGMCEEICIPERNLVHSDGLSLDACATVEFLAIGAHAVRRGGIGPDDRVLVTGAGPIGLGAAIFARLAGAAVSILDLDPARLEEACAIAGDCQPIVAGASADAEISRLTEGDGFDAVFDATGNLASIQSGFVRVAHGGRYILVSVVNETVAFSDPEFHKREMSLIGSRNATSEDFRTVIAALKAGHVPLERIITHRTDFDGVIADLPRWANHKDGLIKAMITLD from the coding sequence ATGAACAGCGTCGCCTGCACCCAGCCCGGCAGTCTCGAGATCCGGCAGGTATCCCGGCCGGTGCGCACCGACGGCGACGTGCGGCTCAAGATCCGGCGCATCGGCATCTGCGGCACGGATTACCATATTTTCGATGGCAAGCATCCGTTTCTCAATTACCCCCGGGTGATGGGGCATGAACTGGCAGCGGAAGTTACTGAGACTGGTCCTGACAGCGCTTTTGCCGTGGGCGACCATGTCATCGTCAATCCCTATATTGCCTGCGGCAGCTGCCGGGCCTGCACGCGCGGCAAACCCAATTGCTGCACGGCGATTGCCGTGCTTGGCGTGCACCGCGACGGCGGCATGTGCGAGGAAATCTGCATTCCCGAACGCAATCTGGTGCACTCCGATGGCCTGTCTCTCGATGCTTGCGCGACGGTCGAATTCCTGGCCATCGGCGCCCATGCAGTGCGGCGTGGCGGCATCGGCCCGGACGACCGGGTGCTGGTGACCGGCGCGGGACCGATCGGACTGGGGGCGGCGATCTTCGCCCGGCTGGCCGGCGCCGCGGTGTCGATCCTCGATCTTGATCCAGCCCGGCTGGAAGAGGCCTGCGCAATTGCCGGTGATTGCCAGCCGATTGTCGCCGGCGCGTCGGCTGACGCCGAGATCAGCCGGCTGACGGAGGGTGACGGTTTTGATGCGGTGTTTGACGCCACCGGCAATCTGGCCTCGATCCAGTCAGGCTTTGTGCGGGTGGCGCATGGCGGGCGCTATATTCTCGTCAGCGTCGTCAACGAGACCGTGGCGTTTTCCGATCCGGAATTCCACAAGCGCGAAATGAGCCTGATCGGCAGCCGCAATGCCACATCGGAGGATTTCCGCACTGTCATTGCTGCGCTCAAGGCCGGGCATGTGCCGCTTGAACGGATCATCACTCACAGAACCGATTTCGACGGTGTCATTGCCGACCTGCCACGCTGGGCGAACCACAAGGACGGACTGATCAAGGCAATGATCACGCTCGATTAA
- a CDS encoding molybdenum cofactor biosynthesis protein MoaE, translating into MSARAPSDIQTTTVTVRIQADDFSIADEVATLTTGRGDIGAVVSFSGLCRDEGGRLATLELEHYPGMAERAIRAIAEQAVTRFSLSGITAIHRHGAIAPGGNIVLVVASASHRQAAFDGAAFLMDYLKTDAPFWKKEHLADGGTGEWVSAKDADDAAKARWRQS; encoded by the coding sequence ATGTCTGCGCGCGCGCCCTCGGACATCCAGACGACGACAGTCACCGTGCGCATTCAGGCCGATGACTTTTCCATTGCTGACGAGGTTGCAACGCTGACCACGGGCCGCGGCGATATCGGCGCGGTGGTGAGTTTTTCCGGCCTTTGCCGCGACGAAGGCGGGCGACTGGCCACGCTCGAGCTTGAGCATTATCCCGGCATGGCCGAACGGGCGATTCGTGCCATTGCGGAACAGGCAGTGACGCGTTTTTCTCTCTCCGGCATCACCGCGATTCACCGTCATGGCGCCATTGCGCCGGGGGGGAACATCGTCCTTGTCGTCGCAAGCGCTTCGCACCGCCAGGCAGCCTTCGATGGCGCGGCATTCTTGATGGATTACCTCAAGACAGACGCGCCGTTCTGGAAGAAGGAACATCTTGCCGATGGCGGCACTGGCGAATGGGTCTCGGCCAAGGATGCCGACGATGCAGCCAAGGCGCGCTGGCGGCAGTCGTGA
- the moaD gene encoding molybdopterin converting factor subunit 1: MSVRIVYFAWVRERIGKGSEELELPASVMTVGDLIAHLATLGEEYAQALSVPGVIRAAIDEEHADHDETIGSAREIALFPPMTGG, from the coding sequence ATGAGCGTACGAATTGTCTATTTCGCCTGGGTGCGCGAACGCATCGGCAAGGGTTCGGAAGAGCTTGAACTTCCGGCAAGTGTGATGACCGTGGGTGATCTGATCGCCCATCTGGCCACGCTCGGCGAGGAATATGCGCAAGCCCTTTCTGTTCCCGGCGTGATCCGCGCAGCCATTGATGAAGAGCACGCCGACCACGATGAAACCATCGGCAGCGCCCGGGAAATTGCGCTGTTTCCACCGATGACGGGAGGCTGA